The Candidatus Syntrophosphaera sp. region AGAAAGGACATTAGAGAGGCAAAAGCACAAAAATAGACCAAAAAAGGCCTGTCGGGACAGAAAAGCTTATGTGGGATACAGTGAATTCATCTCAACCGAAGCGTGGGTGCATTATTCAACGGTCTTAATATGGGTTTTCGTGTTTCATTTTGGGAGTCCCAATTTTTAAGTGAGTGACTTTGTACAATGCGCTACTCCCCGGAGACCCTGATGAACGCAGTGTTCCGATAGTTTTGGCGTTTCGGGCTTTAGCGTTTTAGCGTTTTAGCTTGTGGCCTTGTGGGGTCCTGGAATCCATGCTCGTGCCTCGCTCAACTCCTGGTATGGATGTTCCTTGCTCGACTCCAGGCAGAGGGGATGAGATCACAAACCGTACTTTTTTCACAGTAGGACCGTAAAATAGTCATGACTTTTTTACGGTTTTGGTGGTTAGAGTTTGCGTTTTAGCGTTTTAGGGTTTTAAGGTTTTAGCGTGACTGGGATCCTGGAGTCCATGCTCGTTCCTCGCTCGATTCCAGGTATGGGAACGGAACGAAAAAGAAGAGTTTCCCGCAAAGTCATACGGATAATGAAGAAGCTAACCTGATGAGGCGGATCAAAACTTGCGCAGATAAATCTTGACATCCAGGCAAAGGGGAATAAACAGGCTCTAAAACCCAAAAATAATAAGATCATAGGGATTTGGAATCCCCAAAAATGGCCTGTTTTAGGTAATTAAAGAGACAGGGAGAGGAAAATGATCATAGACAGAGTTTATGACAACCTGGGGGACAGGCTGGTGAAGAACAAGGTCATGTTGCTGTTCGGTCCAAGGCAGGTTGGCAAGACCACATTGGTCAGGAGATATTATGATCTCCATCCCGGGAAAAAATTGTTCCTCAATGGCGATGACATTGTGGTTCAGACAACCATGGCTTCCCAGGATCAGGCTGGAATATTGGGCAGGGTTGAGGGATACGAACTGCTGATCATAGATGAGGCTCAGAGAATACCCAATATTGGCCTGGCACTGAAAATACTGGCAGACAACCGGCAGGACTTGGAGATCATTGCCACAGGCTCTTCGTCCTTCGATCTCATGGGTCAGTTGGGCGAACCGCTCACCGGAAGAAAAACGAGTTTACTGCTCTATCCTGTCTGGGTTGGTGAGTTGTTGGAACATCACAACCGGTTTGAACTGGATGCCATGTTGCCCCAACTGCTCATTTACGGGATGTATCCTGAAATAGTGACCGCTTCAGGTAAGCAGCGGAAAACCGATCAACTGAATGAGATCACCAATTCTTATCTGCTGAAAGACATCCTCGAGCTGGATAAGGTCAGATCAGCCCAGCCAGTGATAGATCTTCTCCGCCTGCTTGCTTTTCAGATCGGGCATGAGGTATCACAGAATGAATTGGGAAAGCAATTGGGGCTCGATCACAAGACTGTGGCCAGATATCTGGACCTGTTCGAAAAATCCCACATTCTCATTCGCCTGGGCGGTTTTAGCCGAAACCTCAGGAATGAGATCACTTCAAAAGCCAAATACTATTTCTACGATAATGGCATCCGCAACTCCCTAATCGCGAATTTCAACCCCCTGGAACTGCGTAATGACATCGGAATGTTGTGGGAAAACTTCATCATCACTGAAAGGGTCAAAAAGCGAGCCTATCATAGTATCCATGCCAACCACTATTTTTGGAGGACTTGGGACCAGCAGGAAATCGACCTGATCGAAGAAAGAGAGGGGAAGCTCTTTGCCTATGAGATCAAATGGAAGAAAGACAAATTCAAAATACCACGGAAATTTCAGGAAGCGTATCCCGGAAGCGAAATAACCCTTGTTAACCGGAAAAACTATCTGGAGCTGATCCTGTGATCCGGCAAATGTGCATTGAGATGGATGGAGATGATGAAAGGTTAGGTTATGGTGCAGTTTATGCCTGTTATAGGTTGATTTTAGGGATTAGTATTCCCAAAAATTACCATTCTTTAGGGAATTTATTCCGCTTCGCTCCTCCGCGGGGACCCCGGGAAGCCAGTGTTCCGATAGTTTTGGCGATTTGGCGTTTTAACGTTGTGGCGTTGTGAGGTCCTGGAGTCCATGCTCGTGCCTCGCTCGACTCCAGGTATGGATGTTCCTTGCCCGACTCCTGTTATGGGGACGGGATGACAAAGAAATGGATCCTCTCTGTACAAGGATTTGAGGGATATTTTGTGATTTCGGGGAATTGATTCCCCAAATATCGTAATATTGGGGGATTGAAATCCCCGATTTTAAGATTTCCATTGACATTAATCCTTATGCCGGGTAATTTGTCCAAGAGGTGAATATGATCGCCAGAACTATTCTTG contains the following coding sequences:
- a CDS encoding ATP-binding protein, encoding MIIDRVYDNLGDRLVKNKVMLLFGPRQVGKTTLVRRYYDLHPGKKLFLNGDDIVVQTTMASQDQAGILGRVEGYELLIIDEAQRIPNIGLALKILADNRQDLEIIATGSSSFDLMGQLGEPLTGRKTSLLLYPVWVGELLEHHNRFELDAMLPQLLIYGMYPEIVTASGKQRKTDQLNEITNSYLLKDILELDKVRSAQPVIDLLRLLAFQIGHEVSQNELGKQLGLDHKTVARYLDLFEKSHILIRLGGFSRNLRNEITSKAKYYFYDNGIRNSLIANFNPLELRNDIGMLWENFIITERVKKRAYHSIHANHYFWRTWDQQEIDLIEEREGKLFAYEIKWKKDKFKIPRKFQEAYPGSEITLVNRKNYLELIL